Proteins encoded by one window of bacterium BMS3Abin11:
- the cmk_2 gene encoding cytidylate kinase, which yields MTDIPVITIDGPSGSGKGTVSQQLATSLGWHYLDSGAIYRALAYAAELAGLELSKDKEKIVSLAQELKIAFKPAADGGADVLLAGTDISSSIRTEECGAMASKLAADGDIRAALLQRQRDFRQPPGLVADGRDMGTVVFPDATHKFFLTASAKIRAERRFKQLKNKGINDSIPRLFTVISERDARDAERTNSPLIPAADAIVLDTSDMSLGQVIGQIRQQVGYQSL from the coding sequence ATGACTGACATTCCGGTGATTACCATCGATGGCCCCAGTGGCTCTGGCAAGGGTACGGTCAGTCAGCAACTGGCGACGAGTCTGGGCTGGCATTATCTCGATTCTGGAGCCATTTATCGGGCCTTGGCCTATGCAGCCGAGCTGGCAGGTCTGGAATTGAGTAAAGATAAGGAAAAAATTGTTTCGTTGGCGCAAGAACTAAAGATTGCTTTTAAGCCTGCCGCTGACGGCGGCGCGGATGTGCTGCTTGCTGGGACAGATATATCATCTTCGATACGTACTGAAGAATGTGGCGCGATGGCTTCAAAGCTGGCTGCCGATGGTGATATCCGCGCAGCTCTGCTACAGCGGCAGCGAGATTTTCGTCAGCCACCCGGGCTGGTTGCCGATGGCCGGGACATGGGGACAGTGGTCTTTCCGGATGCAACACACAAGTTTTTTCTCACTGCTTCCGCTAAAATAAGGGCAGAACGACGATTTAAGCAGTTGAAGAATAAAGGAATAAATGATAGCATCCCGCGTCTTTTTACGGTGATTTCTGAGCGCGATGCACGTGATGCGGAACGCACGAATTCTCCTTTGATTCCCGCAGCAGACGCGATTGTGCTGGATACGTCCGATATGAGCCTGGGACAGGTGATCGGGCAAATCAGGCAGCAAGTCGGGTACCAGAGTCTGTAA
- a CDS encoding tetratricopeptide repeat protein encodes MFDVAWLLLLLPVAVISGWIAARQDQRSKKRKGTGEIPSDYFKGLNLLLNEQPDKAIEVFIKVLEVDTETVETHLMLGNLFRRRGEIERATRIHQNLIARPKLDCHQRSQALFELAQDYLKAGLLDRAENLLLEYAEIEKDPEPALRQLLYVYQQEKEWDQAIATAKRLARASGESVDEMIAHFLCEQAEDEIGRNNPDQAKTLLKKALSKDPDSVRANILRGQIARDAGDCKKAIRYWKKIENQDRRYLPEVLGQLSECFKETGNQDAWLQLLNKALEKDRAIPVMLKLAEEIEANEGSSAAREFVIEELRLQPSMHGLSRMIHLSAAQADGQSKSDLETLEAIIERVLKSRKNYLCEHCGFRGNAMHWQCPGCKRWNTVKPVWDDGDE; translated from the coding sequence GTGTTTGATGTCGCATGGCTGTTATTACTGCTGCCTGTTGCCGTAATTTCTGGCTGGATTGCCGCTCGTCAGGATCAGCGATCAAAAAAACGCAAGGGTACAGGTGAAATCCCTTCGGATTACTTCAAGGGTCTAAATCTCCTGCTTAACGAGCAGCCGGATAAGGCCATTGAGGTTTTCATCAAGGTGCTGGAAGTTGATACAGAAACCGTCGAAACGCACTTGATGCTAGGCAACCTGTTTCGTCGCAGAGGTGAGATCGAGCGTGCAACAAGAATTCACCAGAATCTGATTGCAAGGCCAAAACTGGATTGTCATCAGCGCAGTCAGGCACTGTTTGAACTGGCTCAGGATTACCTGAAGGCAGGTTTGCTGGACAGGGCCGAGAACCTGTTACTTGAATATGCCGAAATTGAGAAGGATCCTGAGCCTGCCTTGCGCCAGTTGCTTTATGTTTATCAGCAGGAAAAAGAATGGGATCAGGCGATTGCTACAGCGAAACGCCTTGCCAGGGCTAGCGGTGAATCGGTCGATGAGATGATTGCCCATTTTCTCTGTGAACAGGCAGAGGACGAAATCGGCAGGAACAACCCCGACCAGGCAAAAACTTTACTGAAGAAAGCCTTATCAAAGGATCCTGATTCAGTAAGGGCGAATATTCTGCGTGGCCAGATCGCGCGGGATGCGGGAGACTGCAAAAAAGCTATTCGCTACTGGAAAAAGATAGAAAACCAGGATCGAAGATATTTACCTGAAGTGCTGGGCCAGCTGTCCGAGTGCTTTAAAGAAACCGGAAATCAGGATGCCTGGCTGCAGCTCTTAAATAAAGCACTGGAAAAAGATCGTGCAATCCCGGTCATGTTAAAACTGGCAGAAGAGATCGAAGCAAATGAGGGCTCGTCGGCGGCCCGTGAATTTGTTATTGAAGAACTGCGCCTGCAACCCTCAATGCATGGTCTATCTCGTATGATTCACCTCTCAGCCGCGCAGGCCGATGGTCAGTCGAAGTCTGATCTTGAGACCTTAGAGGCAATAATAGAGCGTGTCCTGAAATCAC
- the aroA gene encoding 3-phosphoshikimate 1-carboxyvinyltransferase: MSKRFKISPGGQLAGTIRIPGDKSISHRSVILGALAEGITHVSGLLEGEDVLATIAAFRAMGVNIEGPDEGRLVIRGMGLHGLSQPQHDLNMGNSGTAMRLLSGLLSGQPFPSCLTGDKSLSGRPMRRVVDPLTEMGAQISTAKGGTPPLQINPANGLRGIHYQMPMASAQVKSCLLLAGLYAEGKTCITEPAPTRDHTERMLRGFGYPVTSDGPRVCLEPGFRLTATDMVVPGDISSAAFFIVGASIAPGSRVEIKNVGINPTRTGILFILKQMGADIELKNERTVGGEPVADLIVQSAPLHGIHIDEAHVPLAIDEFPAILIAAAVASGETILSGAAELRVKESDRIAAMARGLTNIGVDIIETADGMHVQGSQIQGGTVDSHGDHRIAMAFAMAGLMSNTEIVIDDCDNVATSFPDFHSLAASCGLEITVI, translated from the coding sequence GTGAGTAAACGCTTCAAGATTAGTCCCGGTGGACAATTAGCAGGCACCATTCGTATTCCAGGTGATAAATCCATTTCACATCGATCGGTGATATTGGGCGCGCTGGCAGAGGGGATCACCCATGTCAGCGGTTTACTGGAAGGTGAGGATGTTCTGGCAACGATTGCTGCCTTTCGTGCAATGGGCGTCAACATTGAGGGACCGGATGAAGGCCGGCTGGTAATCCGCGGGATGGGTCTACATGGACTGAGCCAGCCGCAGCATGACCTGAATATGGGGAATTCAGGTACAGCGATGCGTTTGTTGTCAGGCCTGTTAAGTGGGCAGCCGTTTCCCTCGTGTCTAACCGGTGATAAATCTCTGTCCGGCAGGCCTATGCGCAGAGTTGTCGATCCATTGACCGAAATGGGTGCGCAGATCAGTACCGCTAAAGGCGGTACCCCGCCTTTGCAGATTAATCCTGCTAACGGCTTGCGAGGCATTCATTATCAGATGCCAATGGCCAGTGCACAGGTAAAATCCTGCCTGTTACTTGCAGGTCTATATGCCGAAGGCAAGACCTGTATTACTGAACCTGCCCCAACCAGAGACCATACCGAGCGTATGTTACGAGGCTTTGGATATCCCGTTACCAGTGACGGCCCCAGGGTGTGTCTGGAACCGGGTTTTCGTCTGACAGCGACCGATATGGTGGTGCCGGGAGATATTTCTTCTGCTGCATTTTTTATTGTCGGTGCATCCATAGCACCAGGCTCACGGGTCGAGATTAAGAACGTCGGTATCAATCCAACACGAACGGGAATTCTCTTCATTTTAAAGCAGATGGGTGCGGATATAGAACTGAAGAATGAGCGAACTGTAGGCGGTGAGCCGGTAGCAGATCTGATTGTTCAGTCTGCCCCACTGCATGGGATTCATATTGATGAAGCGCACGTGCCACTTGCCATCGATGAGTTTCCAGCCATTCTTATTGCTGCTGCTGTGGCCAGTGGTGAAACCATTCTTAGCGGGGCAGCAGAACTCAGGGTGAAGGAATCTGACCGCATTGCAGCGATGGCCAGGGGCCTGACCAATATAGGCGTCGATATCATCGAAACAGCAGACGGGATGCACGTGCAGGGTAGTCAGATTCAGGGTGGCACGGTAGACAGCCATGGCGACCACCGTATAGCCATGGCCTTTGCTATGGCAGGGCTGATGAGCAACACGGAAATTGTTATTGATGATTGCGACAACGTTGCTACATCATTTCCTGATTTTCATTCTCTAGCTGCAAGTTGTGGCCTGGAAATAACGGTTATATAG
- the rpsA gene encoding 30S ribosomal protein S1, with product MSETFAELLEQSLSKAEMRSGEVTIGQVVDVNDDYVIVNAGLKTEGEIPAGEFKDADGVLTVKIGDDVEVAIESIEDGTGSTRLSREKAIRVRAWEDLEKDHEKDVIVIGRITGKVKGGFTVSLGTIRAFLPGSLVDVRPVKDATYLEGKDLEFKIIKIDRPRNNVVVSRRAVVEKELTAERDALLENMEEGQLVKGVIKNLTDYGAFVNLGGIDGLLHITDISWKRVKHPSEVLNVGDEIEARVLKFDKERNRVSLGLKQTEEDPWGDLPRRYPRDTRIIGKVTNVTDYGAFVEIEDGVEGLVHVSEMDWTNKNIHPSKVVQVGDEVEVMVLDIDTERRRISLGMKQCSTNPWEAFAATHNKNDKVSGCIKSITDFGIFVGLEGAIDGLIHLSDLSWERTGEEVVMDFKKGDEVETVILAIDAERERISLGLKQVEGDPFTSFVAEHGKGAAVKGIVESVDTKGAVIKLADLVTGYLRVSEISQDRVEDARSALIEGDTIETKITSIDRKSRRISLSIKALEAEAESEAVREYSAKPAGSMTSLGDKLKEQLSKK from the coding sequence ATGAGTGAAACATTTGCTGAATTACTGGAACAGAGCCTGTCAAAGGCGGAGATGCGTTCCGGAGAAGTAACGATCGGACAGGTCGTTGATGTCAATGATGATTATGTAATCGTCAATGCCGGCCTGAAGACCGAGGGTGAAATCCCTGCGGGTGAATTCAAGGATGCCGATGGTGTACTGACAGTAAAAATAGGCGACGACGTAGAAGTTGCTATCGAATCAATTGAAGACGGCACAGGCTCAACCCGCCTGTCCCGTGAAAAGGCTATCCGTGTGCGTGCATGGGAAGATCTTGAGAAAGACCACGAGAAAGATGTCATTGTCATCGGCCGTATCACCGGTAAGGTCAAAGGTGGCTTTACAGTTAGCCTCGGGACTATCCGAGCCTTCCTGCCAGGTTCGTTGGTTGACGTGCGTCCGGTTAAGGATGCTACCTACCTCGAAGGTAAAGATCTGGAATTCAAGATTATCAAGATCGATCGTCCGCGTAATAATGTTGTTGTTTCCCGTCGCGCCGTGGTTGAGAAAGAGCTGACTGCAGAACGTGATGCACTACTGGAAAACATGGAAGAAGGTCAACTGGTCAAGGGTGTTATCAAAAACCTGACCGATTACGGTGCATTCGTCAATCTTGGCGGTATCGATGGTCTGCTGCATATCACAGACATCTCCTGGAAGCGTGTCAAACATCCTTCAGAAGTGCTCAACGTTGGTGATGAAATTGAGGCACGCGTGCTAAAGTTTGATAAGGAACGTAACCGTGTTTCACTTGGCCTCAAACAGACAGAAGAAGATCCATGGGGCGATCTCCCGCGTCGTTATCCTCGTGATACACGTATCATCGGCAAGGTCACAAACGTTACCGATTACGGTGCATTTGTAGAAATTGAAGATGGTGTAGAAGGCCTGGTCCACGTTTCAGAAATGGACTGGACCAATAAGAATATTCATCCTTCCAAGGTTGTTCAGGTAGGTGATGAAGTTGAAGTTATGGTTCTGGACATCGATACAGAGCGCCGTCGTATTTCTCTCGGCATGAAGCAATGTTCAACCAATCCATGGGAGGCTTTTGCCGCCACCCACAACAAAAATGACAAGGTATCAGGTTGTATCAAGTCCATTACCGATTTTGGTATTTTTGTTGGTCTGGAAGGTGCAATCGACGGTCTGATTCATCTCAGCGACCTGTCATGGGAGCGCACTGGTGAGGAAGTCGTGATGGATTTCAAAAAGGGTGATGAAGTAGAAACTGTCATTCTTGCTATTGATGCAGAACGTGAGCGTATTTCACTGGGACTAAAACAGGTTGAAGGCGATCCTTTCACCAGCTTTGTTGCCGAGCACGGGAAGGGCGCTGCTGTTAAGGGTATCGTAGAAAGCGTTGATACCAAGGGAGCAGTCATTAAACTGGCTGATCTGGTTACTGGTTATCTGCGTGTTTCCGAGATATCACAGGATCGGGTTGAAGATGCGCGCAGTGCACTCATTGAAGGTGATACTATCGAAACTAAAATCACCAGCATAGATCGCAAGAGCCGCAGGATTTCTCTTTCCATAAAAGCACTTGAAGCAGAGGCAGAAAGCGAGGCGGTACGCGAATACTCAGCAAAACCAGCTGGCAGTATGACCTCACTTGGTGATAAGCTGAAGGAACAGTTGTCAAAAAAATAA
- the ihfB gene encoding integration host factor subunit beta has protein sequence MTKSELIDSLSADQNQLGYRDVELAVKVILECLTSALSSGERIEVRGFGSFTLHHRRARVGRNPKTGNSVTVPDKHVPHFKPGKELRQRVDIP, from the coding sequence ATGACAAAATCAGAACTTATTGATTCACTCTCGGCTGACCAAAATCAGCTTGGCTATCGTGATGTTGAACTGGCAGTTAAAGTAATTCTTGAATGTCTGACCAGCGCACTATCCAGCGGTGAAAGAATCGAAGTGAGAGGTTTTGGCAGTTTTACTTTACATCATCGTCGAGCGCGCGTAGGGCGCAACCCTAAAACGGGTAATTCTGTGACTGTGCCGGATAAGCATGTGCCGCACTTTAAGCCTGGCAAAGAGCTACGTCAGCGTGTTGATATACCCTGA